Below is a genomic region from Pseudomonas extremaustralis.
CGATCAAGCTGAAACAGTGGTACTTCTGATACCTCACAAATACGGTATGTCCCTCAGCGTCAAATGCTACGTGCGTTGCAATGAGCGTGATCCAAACACGGCGAAATATCTAATCGATGTTAGTGTTGGAAAGGATTACAGCAACAGATGAACATTAGCTCAGACATCCAAATACCCGTGCTGGCCCGGAGTATCTATGACACAGGTTTCAAAAAACCGAAGACGCCCCTCCCCGTCGGCAGCGTCCCCCTCGCCGCGGCATCAACACCGTCGCTTGAACAAGCGTTACTTCATGCTGGTAAACGCCAACTTCACCCCAATCGCGATCAGCACCGCCCCCATGGTCCGATCGAACCAATGCCCCATCCGCGCAAACCCGGCGCGTACACGTTGCTGGCTGAACAACATCGCCACCAGGCAGAACCACAACGCCGTGGCCACCGCTAGGTACACCCCATAACCGGCCTGGATCGCCAGGGGCGTCTGCGGGTTGATCACCACGGTGAACAACGAGAGGAAGAACAGCGTGGCCTTGGGATTCAAGCCGTTGGTGACGAAGCCTGCGGTAAACGCCCCGCGCGCAGTGCGCTCGCCCACTTCGCGGTGCAACTCGCCCTCGGCGGCAGGTTTGGCTGGCTGGGCACGCAGGGCCCTGAAGCCGATGTACAGCAGGTATGCCGCGGCCGCCCATTTCAGCGCGTTGAACAGCACAATGGACTGGGACACGATCAAGCCGATCCCCAGCAACGAATAGCCCACGTGCAGGAAAATCGCCGAGCCCACCCCCAGTGCGGTCCAGGTTCCGGCGCGACGGCCGTGGGTCACGCTTTCACGTACCACCACCGCGAAATCCGGGCCTGGGCTGGCAACGGCCAGTAAATGAATCAAGGCCACGGTCAAAAACTCGGCGAGGTACATACGCACTCCATTAAGTAACGGATTATTTCATCTGATAGGCTCGGCAGATTACGCCTTCGAACCCTGTCGCAAAAGGTACAGTTGATGACGAACAATCGCCGCGCCGTCTTCCTTGATCACCCGTCCCTGGACCTGGGGGACCTAGACCTCAGCGAGCTGCGAGACAGCTTCAGCGACTTGCAGCTATTCGCGCAGACCACGCCACAGAATGTGGTCGAACGCCTGCAGGGCGCGCAGGTTGCGATCAGTAACAAGATCACCCTCAACACCGAAACCCTGGAGGCCTGCCCGCAGCTCAAGCTGATCCTGGTGTCGGCCACCGGCACCAACAACGTCGACCTTGAAGCCGCCCGCGCCCACGGCATCACCGTGAGCAACTGCCAGGGCTACGGCACGCCGTCGGTGGCGCAGCACACGATCATGCTGCTGCTCAACCTGGCGACGCGCTTGAAGGACTATCAACGGGATGTGGCCGCCGGCAAATGGCAAGAAGCCAAGCAGTTCTGTCTGTTGGACCACCCCATCGTCGAGCTGGAAGGCAAAACCCTCGGCCTACTGGGCCATGGTGAGTTGGGCAGCGCCGTCGCGCGCCTGGCCGAAGCCTTCGGCATGCGCGTGGTACTCGGCGCGATTCCGGGCCGCCCTGCCCGCGCCGACCGTGTCCCCCTGGATGAGCTGCTGGCGCAAGTGGACGCGCTCACCTTGCACTGCCCGCTCAACGAACACACCCGCGACTTTATCGGCGCCCGCGAACTGGCGCTGCTCAAGCCCGGCGCATTCGTGGTCAATACCGCGCGCGGTGGCTTGATCAACGAACAGGCCCTGGCCGACGCCTTGCGCAGTGGCCACTTGGGCGGCGCGGCGACCGATGTCTTGAGCGTGGAGCCACCGGTCAACGGCAACCCGCTGCTGGCCGGCGATATCCCCCGGCTGATCGTCACGCCCCACAATGCCTGGGGCAGCCGCGAAGCGCGCCAGCGTATCGTCGGCCAATTGGCGGAAAACGCCCGAGGCTTTTTCAGCGGCGCCCCGCTACGCGTCGTCAGTTGATAAACTGCGCCCCTTTTCAAGGAGCAGACTATGGATCCGCGCAGTGAAGTACTGCTTCGCCAGGCCGAACTTTTTCAAGGCAACCTGCTGTTGGTCGGCTTGCCCGCCGACGACCTGCTGGGTCGCCTGCCCAACGCCCACGGCTGGAGCTGGCATGCCGGCGATCAGGCAGCGCTCGACGCACGCTTCCCCGAGCGCAGCCAGTTCGGCGTGAACGCGCCCGAACGCTCGTTTGATGCGGCGGTGATCTTCCTGCCCAAATCCAAGGAGCTGACCGACTATCTGCTCAATGCCGTGGCTTCGCGCCTGCCCGGCGCCGAGCTGTTTCTGGTGGGAGAGAAAAAAGGCGGTATCGAAAGCGCCGCCAAGCAGATGATTCCCTTGGGCAAACCGCGCAAGCTCGACAACGCCCGCCATTGCCAACTGTGGCAAGTCACCGTGGCCAACGCCCCGCAGGCGGTGGCGCTGGAGAGCCTGGCGCAAGTCTTTGACGTACCGTTGGCCGAAGGGCCGCTCAAGGTGGTGAGCCTGCCCGGCGTGTTCAGCCATGGTCGCCTGGATCGCGGGACCGAGCTGTTGCTGGAACATCTGGACAAACTGCCCAGCGGCCATTTGCTGGACTTCGGTTGCGGCGCGGGTGTGCTGGGGGCCGCAGTCAAACGTCGCTATCCGCACAACACCGTGACGATGCTGGATGTGGATGCCTTTGCCGCCGCCAGCAGCCGCCTGACCCTGGCCGCCAATGGTCTGGAGGCCGAGGTCCTGACCGGTGACGGCATCGATGCAGCGCCGATGGGGTTGAATGCGATTTTGAGCAACCCACCGTTCCACGTGGGGGTTCACACCGATTACTTCGCCACGGAAAACCTGCTGCGAAAAGCGGCGAAACACCTGGCAAAAGGCGGCGAACTGCGACTGGTCGCCAACAGTTTCCTGAAGTACCAGCCGTTGATCGAAGAGCATCTGGGCGTGTGTGCGGTCAAGGCCGAAGGCAATGGCTTTCGCGTCTACCGCGCCAAGCGCGGCTGACGGACGTTTGAAAAAGAAGGCTTGCCGAATGGATTTTGCCTAGGCAGAATCCGCTCCGTCCTAGGGGAGTAGTCTCCCACGAGCGCCATGCTCGTCCGGCATACGTCAACATACTTGGTCAACAGACCATGGCGTATGCGACCCAGGAGTCCGCATAGACGGACCGGGGTTTGACAAGACCTATGACACGCACACCTTACCCGGGGCGGGAAGGCTGTACGTGTCATAGCCGTGTCGACCCGCCCCTGGAAACCTACCTGATGCTGGATTCATTACTCGTTCCTACCGCAATCGTTGCCTTGGCCGAAATCGGCGACAAGACGCAACTGCTCGCACTCATTCTCGCCGCCCGCTTTCGCAAGCCCTGGCCGATCATCGCCGGCATTATCGCCGCGACCCTGGCCAACCATGCGGCCGCCGGTGCCGTGGGGGCCTGGTTTGGCAGTTTCTTCTCGGATGCGGTGTTGCACTGGATCCTTGCGGCGAGCTTCTGCGCCACGGCGCTGTGGACCCTGGTACCGGACAAACTCGACGATGACGAAGCCAGCACCTCGCGCAAATTCGGGCCGTTCCTGACCACGCTGATTGCGTTCTTCCTCGCTGAAATCGGTGACAAGACGCAGATCGCCACGGTGATGCTGGCGGCGCAATATCCAGAGCTGTGGCTGGTGGTCATCGGCACCACCCTGGGCATGTTGATTGCCAACGTACCGGTGGTGCTGGCGGGGAATTTCGCCGCGGAGAAACTGCCGTTGACCTTGATTCGTCGACTGGCGGCTTCGGCGTTCTTCATCCTGGCGATTGTCGCGGTGTACAAGGCCATGCAAAGCAGCGGTTGGATCTAGCAGATGAGCTTGCCGGCGATGGCGCTCTTGAAGGCGCTATCGCCGGCAGATCAATCAGGGCTTCTTGGCCTGCTGGTACAACGGCATCACTTTCGGAATCGCCGCCTGCAACGAGGCGATCCGGCTGTCGGAAGCCGGGTGAGTGCTCATGAACTCCGGCGGTGCGCCTTCCGAAGCCTTGGCCATCTTGTTCCACAACGTGATCGCGGCGTTCGGGTTGTAGCCGGCACGGGCCGCCAGCTCCAGGCCGATCAGGTCGGCTTCGTTTTCATTGCTGCGGCTGTTGGGCAAGGTCATGCCGTAGTTGGCCACCGTATCAGCCAGCGCCAGGCTGTCCTGGCCCAGGCCGAATAACGCACCGGCCCCCTGCTTGGCCATCTCGATACCGTAGGCCTTGGACATCGCTTCACGGCCGTGTTCACGCAAGGCATGGGCGATTTCATGGCCCATGACCGCAGCCAGTTCGTCATCGGTGAGCTTGAGGTTATCGATCAACGCGCTGTACACAAAGATCTTGCCGCCAGGCCCGCAGTTGGCGTTGATCTCATCGCTTTTGATCAAATTCACTTCCCACTTCCACTGCGCCGCATCGGGGCGGAAGGTAGGCGCCTGGGCGATCAGACGATTGGCGATCGCCTGCACGCGCTTGGCGTTGGTGCTGGTCTTGTCCACCAGGCCTTTGCCGCTGGCTTCGCCCAGGGTCTGCTGGTAGGACTGGGCATACATCTGGTCGACTTCCTGACTCGACAGCATGCTGAACATGTATTGCTTGCGCTCCACGCCGACAGCACCGCCGCTGGTGGTGTTGACCGACTGACACCCGGCCAGCGACACCGCTGCCGCCAACACGCTTACCGCCAATGATTTCTTCATAAACCCTCTCCCTGAAAACCAGGCCCGTATCCTAGGCGCTCATATGTATCGACGCCATATACAACAGACGTGTAACTGTTGATTTTCAGATACATCCCACACCGCCCGGTAACGACGGCGAGCATTGCGCTCGAGCCACCTCAGCGTATTTTTCGGGGCGATCCCTAATGCCCGGCGGCCCCATAGCCGATACCACAAGGTGGCCCCTCTCTTTCTGCGTCCGGAGCTTTCATGAAATTCAAGTCGATTCAGTTTTCTGTCGCAGCACTGGCCGGGGCCATTGTCCTGAGTGTGGTCGCGGTGCTGGTGCTCTACGCCTTGTTTACCGGCGCGCGGACTCAGGCGATGGTGCAGGAACGCACCCAGCAGCAATTCGAGCAGATCATCGAACAGCGCCTGACATCCCTGGCGCAAACCCAGGCCACGCTGATTCAGCGTGAACTGGAAGCGCCCCTGGTGACGGCCAAAAGCCTGGCCACCGCCAATGCCCTGCTCGACATGAAAGACGCCAAGGGCGCCCCGGCCCTGCAGATCAGTCGCGAGCAACTGATCAACCTGCTGCACGAAACCGTGGCGCGCAACCCGAAAATCCTCGGTGCCTATATCGGCTGGGAACCCAACGCTATCGATCACAACGACGCTGCCTATGTGAACAGCGCCGTCATCGGCCTGGATGCCAATGGCCGCTTCATCCCCTGGTGGTATCGCAACGCGGATGGAAGCCTGGGCCTGGATAAACTCGCCGACGTGACCGACCAGAAAATGCTCTCCACCGGCGTACGCGCCAGCGAGTACTACCTGTGCTCCAAGGAAAGCCAAAAGCCCTGCGTCATCGACCCCGCTCCCTATCAGGTGGGCAGCGCCATGGTGATGCTCGCGTCGTTTATCGAGCCGATCATGATCGACGGCGCCTTCCAGGGCATCGTCGGCGCCGACCTGTCGGTGAACTTCATCCAGGACATGCTCACCAACGCCGACAAAACCCTCTACAACGGCGCCGGCGAGCTGGCGCTGATCTCCAGCAACGGACGCCTGGTGGCCTACACCAAGGACCCCGGCAAGCTCGGCGAAAAGGCCAGCGACCTGCTCGACAGC
It encodes:
- a CDS encoding 2-hydroxyacid dehydrogenase, encoding MTNNRRAVFLDHPSLDLGDLDLSELRDSFSDLQLFAQTTPQNVVERLQGAQVAISNKITLNTETLEACPQLKLILVSATGTNNVDLEAARAHGITVSNCQGYGTPSVAQHTIMLLLNLATRLKDYQRDVAAGKWQEAKQFCLLDHPIVELEGKTLGLLGHGELGSAVARLAEAFGMRVVLGAIPGRPARADRVPLDELLAQVDALTLHCPLNEHTRDFIGARELALLKPGAFVVNTARGGLINEQALADALRSGHLGGAATDVLSVEPPVNGNPLLAGDIPRLIVTPHNAWGSREARQRIVGQLAENARGFFSGAPLRVVS
- a CDS encoding class I SAM-dependent methyltransferase, which codes for MDPRSEVLLRQAELFQGNLLLVGLPADDLLGRLPNAHGWSWHAGDQAALDARFPERSQFGVNAPERSFDAAVIFLPKSKELTDYLLNAVASRLPGAELFLVGEKKGGIESAAKQMIPLGKPRKLDNARHCQLWQVTVANAPQAVALESLAQVFDVPLAEGPLKVVSLPGVFSHGRLDRGTELLLEHLDKLPSGHLLDFGCGAGVLGAAVKRRYPHNTVTMLDVDAFAAASSRLTLAANGLEAEVLTGDGIDAAPMGLNAILSNPPFHVGVHTDYFATENLLRKAAKHLAKGGELRLVANSFLKYQPLIEEHLGVCAVKAEGNGFRVYRAKRG
- a CDS encoding TMEM165/GDT1 family protein, with product MLDSLLVPTAIVALAEIGDKTQLLALILAARFRKPWPIIAGIIAATLANHAAAGAVGAWFGSFFSDAVLHWILAASFCATALWTLVPDKLDDDEASTSRKFGPFLTTLIAFFLAEIGDKTQIATVMLAAQYPELWLVVIGTTLGMLIANVPVVLAGNFAAEKLPLTLIRRLAASAFFILAIVAVYKAMQSSGWI
- a CDS encoding LysE family translocator gives rise to the protein MYLAEFLTVALIHLLAVASPGPDFAVVVRESVTHGRRAGTWTALGVGSAIFLHVGYSLLGIGLIVSQSIVLFNALKWAAAAYLLYIGFRALRAQPAKPAAEGELHREVGERTARGAFTAGFVTNGLNPKATLFFLSLFTVVINPQTPLAIQAGYGVYLAVATALWFCLVAMLFSQQRVRAGFARMGHWFDRTMGAVLIAIGVKLAFTSMK
- a CDS encoding M48 family metallopeptidase; this translates as MKKSLAVSVLAAAVSLAGCQSVNTTSGGAVGVERKQYMFSMLSSQEVDQMYAQSYQQTLGEASGKGLVDKTSTNAKRVQAIANRLIAQAPTFRPDAAQWKWEVNLIKSDEINANCGPGGKIFVYSALIDNLKLTDDELAAVMGHEIAHALREHGREAMSKAYGIEMAKQGAGALFGLGQDSLALADTVANYGMTLPNSRSNENEADLIGLELAARAGYNPNAAITLWNKMAKASEGAPPEFMSTHPASDSRIASLQAAIPKVMPLYQQAKKP